The nucleotide window GTGCTACTGGTATCACTGGCGTTACTGGTCCTACTGGCATTACTGGTCCTACTGGCATTACTGGTCCTACTGGTGTTACTGGAATAACAGGTGTTACAGGACCTACTGGTATCACAGGCGCTACTGGTCTTACTGGTGCTACTGGAGTCACTGGACCTACTGGTATTACTGGAGTAACCGGAGCTACTGGTATCACTGGCGTTACTGGTGCTACTGGATCTACTGGTCCTACTGGCATTACTGGACCTACTGGGGTTACAGGTGTTACTGGTGTTACTGGTCATACTGGTGTCACTGGTATTACTGGGGTTACTGGAATAACAGGTGTTACTGGTATTACTGGTGTTACTGGATCTACTGGCGTTACCGGACCTACTGGTATTACTGGAGTAACTGGGGCTACTGGTATTACTGGAGTAACTGGGGCTACTGGCATTACTGGGGTTACTGGAGTCACTGGTCCTACTGGTGTCACTGGTATAACCGGAGCTACTGGGGTTACTGGTATAACAGGCGTTACCGGAGCTACTGGTATCACTGGTATTACTGGAGTTACTGGATTTACTGGTGCTACTGGCATCACTGGAGCTACTGGTGTTACTGGTCCTACTGGAGCTGGCTGCACTTGTATCACTGGGCCTACTGGCGCTACTGGTATTACTGGAGTAACCGGCGCTACTGGTATCACAGGTGTTACTGGGCATACTGGTGTCACTGGTATTACTGGGGTTACTGGATCTACTGGCGCTACTGGTATCACTGGAGTAACCGGAGTCACTGGTCATACTGGAATCACTGGTGCTACTGGTATCACTGGAGTAACCGGAGCTACTGGTGTTACTGGGCATACTGGAGTAACCGGACCTACTGGAGTAACTGGCGCTACTGGTATTACTGGTGCTACTGGAGTTACTGGGGCTACTGGTATCACAGGTGTTACTGGACCTACTGGTGCTACTGGAATCACTGGCGTTACTGGTACTACCGGAGTCACTGGACCTACTGGTATCACTGGTCATACTGGAGTAACTGGTGTTACTGGTCCTACTGGTATTACTGGTGCTACTGGCATTACCGGAGTTACTGGACCTACTGGTGTTACTGGGCCTACTGGCATTACTGGGCCTACTGGAGTCACTGGTGCTACTGGTATTACTGGGGTTACTGGCGTTACCGGCCCTACTGGCATTACTGGACCTACTGGGGTTACAGGTGTTACTGGTGTCACTGGGCCTACTGGAATAACAGGCGCTACTGGTATTACTGGAGTAACTGGGGTTACTGGATCTACTGGTGTCACTGGGCCTACTGGCGTTACCGGACCTACTGGTATCACTGGTGCTACTGGTATAACAGGTGTTACTGGACCTACTGGCGCTACTGGCATCACTGGCGTTACCGGTTCAACTGGTGCTACTGGTGTTACCGGGCCTACTGGCATTACTGGACCTACTGGTATTACTGGTGTTACTGGCATTACCGGCGCTACTGGTATTACAGGACCTACTGGTCTTACTGGTCCTACTGGAGTCACTGGACCTACTGGTATTACTGGAGTAACCGGAGCTACTGGAATCACTGGTGCTACTGGTATTACTGGAGTTACGGGGGCTACTGGTATCACTGGCGTTACCGGCGCTACAGGTGTTACTGGTCCTACTGGTGTCACTGGTATTACTGGTGCTACCGGCGTTACCGGACCTACTGGTATTACTGGAGTAACTGGGGCTACTGGCATTACTGGACCTACTGGGGCTACAGGTGTTACTGGTGTTACTGGACCTACTGGTACTACTGGATTCACTGGTACTACTGGCGCTACTGGTACTACTGGAGCTACTGGTGCTACCGGAGCTACTGGTGCTACTGGTGTTACTGGTGCTACTGGTGTTACTGGTGCTACTGGTGTTACTGGATTCACTGGTACTACTGGCGCTACTGGTACTACTGGAGCTACTGGTGTTACTGGATTCACTGGTACTACTGGCGCTACTGGTACTACTGGAGCTACTGGTGCTACCGGCGTTACTGGTGCTACCGGAGCTACCGGCGTTACTGGTGCTACCGGATCTACTGGGGCTACTGGTGTTACTGGATTTACTGGTGCTACTGGTACTACTGGTGTTACTGGTGCTACCGGCGTTACTGGTGCTACTGGATTTACTGGTGCTACTGGCGTTACTGGATTTACTGGTGCTACTGGTGCTACTGGTGCTACTGGCGTTACTGGATTTACTGGTGCTACTGGTACTACTGGTACTACTGGTGTTACTGGTGCTACCGGATCTACTGGGGCTACTGGCGCTAATGGTGTTACTGGTGCCACTGGATCTACTGGTGTCGGAGTCACTGGTCCTACTGGTCCTTGCTGCAGAAGAATATATGGTCAATTTGCTCTAAGTTGTCCTTTCAACTGTTGTCATTGTGGATGTATTATTCCTTTGCGACCTATATTCTCATGTGAAAACTGTATTAATTTTAATCCTACTACTAATTGCATATCATTATGTACCGATGTAGTTTATCTTGTTAATTGGACTATAGTCATAAAAGTATTTAAAGGAAATCATTCATTAAAAGGTGGTATTTTCTTAGGTAATATGCTTTTAATTCCAAGTATCGCTGAAGAATCTATAAACACTTGCAATGAAACAATTTTGACATTAACTGGCTCAGTTATAGTTAAAGACTTCAGAAATACAAATAATTGTTTAACTTTAAGATTAGCTATGAAGGAACGTAATAATATAAGAATTTTACGTGCATTCTTAAACATTGTATCCGTAGATTAATATTAATAAAAAAGAAAGAGGATTCAAACTTAAATTGAATCCTCTTTCTTTCATGTTATATTTATACCCTTTTATACATATATCAATTTATACATTAGACTTATATTTTGTAATTATTCTGTATATTCACTCCAAGAACCATTATCATAAATCATACTAGTTGTCATTTCCAATCCTGCTTGATTTACCCCTGGAGTTTGATTAGTTCCATCAGTGAATATTACTTTTGCATATTTCCATTCCTCAGGCAATGTATAACTATAAAGATCTCCACCTTCTGAAGTCATTAATTCTCCTGGCCATTCGGATATTTTTTCAACAGTTCCAGTACTATCATCATAAACATAGATTCTAGGTGTTCCCCAATTAGATGGTTTAACAAAATAAGCAACTAATGCTTCATCATTATCATCTTCTTGTTTATATTCACTCCAAGAACCATTATCATATAACATACTGTTACTAGTTAGTTCAAGACCTGGTTGATTTGCACCTGGAGTTTGATTAGTTCCATCAGTAAAAATAACTTTTGCATCTAAGTCATTCCATTCTTCTGAAAGAGTGTAACTATAAAGATCTCCACCTTCTGAAGTCATTGCAACACCTGGCCATTCAGCAATTTTCTTAACTGTGCTATAAGTAGTATCATCATAAATATAAACTTTAGGAGTTCCCCATCCAGATGGTTTTTTGAAATAAACAACTTTTTGTTTAACTGGTTCTACCTTTGTATAAGTATAAGTTTGTTCTACATTTGTTATACCATCATTAGCACTTAAAGTTACTGTTATTTCATCACCAATAGCAGAATCTTCACCAATAGTAATTTTAGTTCCATTACTATATTCTACTTTTTCACCACCATTAATTGAATAATATGCACTATCTACATTTGCTACAGATAAAGTTAATTCTAAAGAATTTTCAAATGTACAATCTTCCTTTGATATTGAAACAGTAGGTGCAACATATTCTTTTGTATATTTATATGTTTCCTCTACTTCTTTATCTTCATAAACTCCTTTTAATGTAACAGTAATATCACTACCAGCAGCAATATCTTCACCTATAGTTATAGTTGTACCATCACTATATTCTACTTCTTCACCATCATTAATTGAATAAGTTGCCTTATCTACATTTTTACAACCTAAAGTTAAATCTAAAGTTCCTACAAAAGTACAATCTTCTTTTGAAATTGAAACCTCTGGATTAACTTCTGGAGCAATATATTCAGTCCAGTTACCATCTTCGTAAATCATATCATTATTTTCTAAAACTAAACCTGGCTCATTTGCACCTGGAACTTGATTAGATCCATCATTAAATATAACTTTAGCACTTGTCCATCCTTCTGGAAGAGTATAGCTATATAATCCATCGCCTTCATCAACCATTGCAACTCCAGGCCATGCTTCTACCATTTTAACAACTCCAGTACTATCATCATAAACATAGATATTAGGAGTACCCCATCCTGATGGCTTTTTAAAATATGCCTTTACGCTATCTACTTTTGTAAATGTGTAACTTTTTTCAGTATAAGTAAGTCCATCTGTAGAAGTTAATGTTATAGTAGTATCAGTACCTACCTCTTGATCTTCTCCTATAGTTATAGTTGTACCATCTACATATTCTACTGCATCTCCACCATTTATTGAATATGTAGCTTTAGTAGAATTTGTAGTACCTAGAGTTAATTCTAGTGAACCTGTATAATTACCACCTTCTTTAGAAATAGATACAGTTGGTGATAAATAAACCTTATTATAAGTATAAGTTTCTGTAGTAGTAACATCGCCTTTAGTTGCTTTTAATACGATAGTGATTTCACATGGTGCTACGACATCTTTACCAATAGTAATAGTAGTTCCATTAGTATACTCTATTTCTTTTCCACCGTTTATTGAATAAGTTGCCTCATCACAGTTTGAAGCACCTAAAGTTAAATCTAAAGTATCTGTAAATTCACAACTTTCTTTTGAAATTGAAACTTTAGGACTCTCGTTTTTATAAAATACTGCAATTTGTCCACTCTTTAAAGTACCAGTAAGTCTGCCATTAGATACTTTGAAAGTTCCTCCAGTTGATGCTATATTTGTATATGTACCATCCTCTAGATTTGTTTCTGTGTCAATATTTGCTGTTCCATCTAGATTTACTATAACTGCACCTTTAGTTCCACGTTCTATTACCATAGTAGTATTACTTAATGTTCTAATATACTCTTCTTCACCGATCATAGCATTATGAAACTTATTTACTGCTACCACATCAGTATCTTCCCACATATCATTACCAGCATTCCCCATTTGCCCTGGTAATGGATTAGATGCAGTTGAATTTGCTGGTCTATTAAAATATAATGGTGTTCCTGAATTACGAGCAGCAACTATTGCCCATCCCATTTTATTGTACCAATCACTCATTGTAGTTGTATTTTGTGATAATCCAGCATAATCATCATGAGTTTCTGTATAAGTAACTATTTTCTTGCTATCAACACCATTTGTATTATAATTACTTGAAGATGCTTGTCCAATATTTTTAGCTGTATCCTGTTTATCACTATATCCA belongs to Clostridium bornimense and includes:
- a CDS encoding beta strand repeat-containing protein, giving the protein MSDIDIDTNINFNNTLNSTKNIYPILYLNLYDKRYTNTSYPNNITFNEFAGTIGSTGVTGITGATGATGATGVTGPTGITGATGITGSTGATGVTGITGVTGPTGVTGPTGATGITGVTGPTGSTGATGITGPTGVTGPTGSTGATGITGVTGATGITGVTGPTGSTGATGITGVTGVTGSTGVTGPTGITGVTGVTGITGVTGTTGVTGPTGATGITGVTGATGITGVTGITGATGVTGPTGITGHTGVTGATGITGVTGITGVTGATGATGVTGPTGITGPTGVTGVTGVTGPTGVTGPTGVTGPTGITGVTGATGITGATGSTGVTGPTGITGPTGVTGVTGITGPTGITGATGLTGATGVTGPTGITGITGATGITGVTGATGITGVTGATGVTGPTGVTGITGVTGSTGVTGPTGVTGVTGPTGITGATGITGVTGVTGSTGVTGPTGITGATGSTGVTGVTGPTGITGPTGVTGVTGITGPTGVTGITGVTGPTGITGATGITGATGVTGPTGINGVTGLTGVTGLTGVTGPTGITGATGITGVTGVTGSTGATGITGATGITGVTGATGITGVTGATGVTGPTGVTGITGVTGSTGATGITGVTGVTGPTGITGATGITGTTGATGVTGPTGITGATGVTGITGITGITGVTGSTGATGITGATGVTGPTGITGVTGATGITGPTGATGVTGPTGVTGPTGITGVTGATGVTGPTGAGCTCITGPTGATGITGVTGLTGATGITGATGVTGPTGITGATGITGVTGATGHTGVTGTTGSTGVTGVTGITGATGVTGPTGVTGPTGATGITGVTGATGITGATGVTGVTGITGATGPTGITGITGVTGPTGITGATGITGVTGPTGITGPTGITGPTGVTGITGVTGPTGITGATGLTGATGVTGPTGITGVTGATGITGVTGATGSTGPTGITGPTGVTGVTGVTGHTGVTGITGVTGITGVTGITGVTGSTGVTGPTGITGVTGATGITGVTGATGITGVTGVTGPTGVTGITGATGVTGITGVTGATGITGITGVTGFTGATGITGATGVTGPTGAGCTCITGPTGATGITGVTGATGITGVTGHTGVTGITGVTGSTGATGITGVTGVTGHTGITGATGITGVTGATGVTGHTGVTGPTGVTGATGITGATGVTGATGITGVTGPTGATGITGVTGTTGVTGPTGITGHTGVTGVTGPTGITGATGITGVTGPTGVTGPTGITGPTGVTGATGITGVTGVTGPTGITGPTGVTGVTGVTGPTGITGATGITGVTGVTGSTGVTGPTGVTGPTGITGATGITGVTGPTGATGITGVTGSTGATGVTGPTGITGPTGITGVTGITGATGITGPTGLTGPTGVTGPTGITGVTGATGITGATGITGVTGATGITGVTGATGVTGPTGVTGITGATGVTGPTGITGVTGATGITGPTGATGVTGVTGPTGTTGFTGTTGATGTTGATGATGATGATGVTGATGVTGATGVTGFTGTTGATGTTGATGVTGFTGTTGATGTTGATGATGVTGATGATGVTGATGSTGATGVTGFTGATGTTGVTGATGVTGATGFTGATGVTGFTGATGATGATGVTGFTGATGTTGTTGVTGATGSTGATGANGVTGATGSTGVGVTGPTGPCCRRIYGQFALSCPFNCCHCGCIIPLRPIFSCENCINFNPTTNCISLCTDVVYLVNWTIVIKVFKGNHSLKGGIFLGNMLLIPSIAEESINTCNETILTLTGSVIVKDFRNTNNCLTLRLAMKERNNIRILRAFLNIVSVD
- a CDS encoding starch-binding protein, giving the protein MGKMSKRLTSLITTLVLTTGLICGTGLFKAPVEAYAADTEVTSDYGLADSTQEGVILHAWNWSFNTIKENLSKIAAAGYTSVQTSPVQGTKENSMGTDHWWVLYQPTNFKIGNAQLGTRDEFKAMCEEAEKYGIKIIVDVVCNHMANTGENKYKFSTAIEDKYEAREFWHEYDNPHGIDYGSRYSITHDCMDLPDLNTSNKTLQNDIITFLNDAIDCGADGFRFDAAKHIELPDDPDGSDFWPTILNNLNNKEDLFIYGEILDTNGGNSRTSAYSNYINVNSEAYSQNVRAAIGYSDKQDTAKNIGQASSSNYNTNGVDSKKIVTYTETHDDYAGLSQNTTTMSDWYNKMGWAIVAARNSGTPLYFNRPANSTASNPLPGQMGNAGNDMWEDTDVVAVNKFHNAMIGEEEYIRTLSNTTMVIERGTKGAVIVNLDGTANIDTETNLEDGTYTNIASTGGTFKVSNGRLTGTLKSGQIAVFYKNESPKVSISKESCEFTDTLDLTLGASNCDEATYSINGGKEIEYTNGTTITIGKDVVAPCEITIVLKATKGDVTTTETYTYNKVYLSPTVSISKEGGNYTGSLELTLGTTNSTKATYSINGGDAVEYVDGTTITIGEDQEVGTDTTITLTSTDGLTYTEKSYTFTKVDSVKAYFKKPSGWGTPNIYVYDDSTGVVKMVEAWPGVAMVDEGDGLYSYTLPEGWTSAKVIFNDGSNQVPGANEPGLVLENNDMIYEDGNWTEYIAPEVNPEVSISKEDCTFVGTLDLTLGCKNVDKATYSINDGEEVEYSDGTTITIGEDIAAGSDITVTLKGVYEDKEVEETYKYTKEYVAPTVSISKEDCTFENSLELTLSVANVDSAYYSINGGEKVEYSNGTKITIGEDSAIGDEITVTLSANDGITNVEQTYTYTKVEPVKQKVVYFKKPSGWGTPKVYIYDDTTYSTVKKIAEWPGVAMTSEGGDLYSYTLSEEWNDLDAKVIFTDGTNQTPGANQPGLELTSNSMLYDNGSWSEYKQEDDNDEALVAYFVKPSNWGTPRIYVYDDSTGTVEKISEWPGELMTSEGGDLYSYTLPEEWKYAKVIFTDGTNQTPGVNQAGLEMTTSMIYDNGSWSEYTE